Proteins encoded together in one Prionailurus viverrinus isolate Anna chromosome B1, UM_Priviv_1.0, whole genome shotgun sequence window:
- the CXCL10 gene encoding C-X-C motif chemokine 10, which translates to MNQRAVLIFCLIFLTLSGTQGIPLSRTPRCTCIKISELSVNLRSLEKLEVIPASHFCPRVEIIATMKKNGEKTCLNPESKTIKNLVKAISKERPKRSP; encoded by the exons ATGAACCAACGAGCTgttcttattttctgtcttatcTTTCTGACTCTGAGTGGAACTCAAG GAATACCTCTCTCTAGAACACCACGCTGTACCTGTATCAAGATTAGTGAACTATCTGTAAATCTAAGGTCCTTAGAAAAACTTGAAGTGATTCCTGCAAGTCACTTTTGTCCACGTGTTGAAATCAT TgctacaatgaaaaagaatggggAGAAAACATGCCTGAATCCAGAGTCTAAGACCATCAAGAATTTAGTGAAAGCAATTAGCAAGGAAAG GCCTAAAAGATCTCCTTGA